Genomic DNA from Nostoc sp. C052:
ACAAGACAAAGCTAGTAGCGTAGTGTGGGGGATGCCTAGTTTTGTGGTTAATGCTGGACTTGCCGATCAAATTGTCACCCTTGACCAGATGGCAAGTGAAATTATGCGGCGAATTCGTTACAATCAAATTCCTATTTTAGGTCTGTAATGGAACAGACTAAGAGTGTAAGCACCAATGATTTTGAGTATCTTCGTCAATTAGTTCGTGATCATTCAGCAGTTGTGTTGTCTGCTGAGAAAAGCTATCTAGCGGAGTTACATTTACAACCAATTGCAGAATCAGCAGGATTCGCTTTCATTGCTGAACTGGTGAAATATTTACGCACTCAACCCTTTAACAATCTTCACATCCAGACAATCGAGGCGTTAGTCACTAATGAAACCTCATTCTTTCGAGATCATCACCCTTTTGAAGCACTGAGACAATACATACTACCAGAGTTAATCAAAAAACGAGCCATTGAGCGGTCGCTAAACATTTGGTGTGCTGCTTGCTCTAATGGACAAGAACCCTACAGCATCGCTATGCTAATTCGTGAACATTTCCCCTTACTTACCAATTGGTCTATAAGGCTAATTGCTAGTGATTTTTCCACTAAGGTATTAGCGCGCGCCCAAAAAGGGCATTATAACCAACTTGAAATTAACCGCGGACTATCTGAAAATCTCCGTGACAAGTACTTTCATCGGCTAGATAGTGACTGGCAAATAAAGTCCGAAATTCGCCAGATGGCAGAGTTTCGTCAGATCAACCTGATGCAATCTTGGTCATCCCTTCCCGAAATCGACGTGATCTTTTTACGCAATGTTTTAATCTACTACGATCTAGATACCAAGAAAGTCTTGCTAACAAAGGTAAAACAGCAATTAAGAACAGATGGCTACCTGTTTCTCGGTAGTGCTGAGACGACTATCAACCTGGATGGCTCATTCAAGCAGGTTTCATTTAACAAGGGTATCTGCTATCAATTGCACAATGCTTAACAGATTTGGCTACAATCGTTCTCGTTCTTAACAGCTAGTTGCTGCGGCAGTTGTTGTGGACATTTTGCCGACAGGAGAGGGATAAGTTCGACCCATGACTAAACTTGAACCCCATTCACAGCAAGAAGTGTGGCGGCAAGCGCTAGTAGTCTGCCAACCCCAAAATGCGCTTGTGGGGAAAGGGGAAAGGGAAAAGGGTAAGAGATTTAAACCCTTTCCCCCTTCCCCCTTCCCTGACAGGTGTAGGTTTTTTACGTGGGTAGAGTATTCACTGCTGAAAGGGAGAGAACCCGTATTTGAAGGCTGTCGAGGAGAAGCTGTTGGGTTTGATTGAGCGATAAGACGGTGTTAGGGACTGAAACTAATGGATTACTCCTTAGTGCTACGATTGCTGAGTCCAAATTTACTTGCATACACAATAAAAGTTGTTTGAGCGACTGGGATTGCGATCCCTGTACCTCCAAGTGCTACCCGACTTTGAAAACAACCCTAAAAAAAATCATGGAAACTATGACTAAGTTTCTTTTCAAATATTGGAATTGTTTTCTAATCGCTTTTTTCCTATGTTTTTCAGCCAGCCCTAATTATGTATACAAGTTACGGAATGTTTATTCTGCCAAATTATTGGGAAATATTAAAGTTATAAACTTCTTCTAAAGATTTTAACTTGACGCTATGACAACACTGGCAGCAATTCCCGATTCAAATCTATTGCCCTATATCCCTGGTTATGCCATTGTTGAGCAGATATATGCAGGTTCTCAGACAATAGTTTATCGAGCAGTGCAGGAGTTAAGTCAGCGTCCAGTAGTGATTAAACTATTACGGCAAGACTACCCCACCTTTAGCGAATTATTACAGTTTCGTAACCAGTATACAATCACCAAAAATCTTAACATTCCTGGCATAATCCATCCATTAAGCCTAGAAGTATACGGTAACAGCTATGCCTTAGTGATGGAAGACTTTGGCGGGATTTCCCTACGGGATTATACCCAAAATTATTCCCTATCCTTACGGGAAATTTTAGAAATAGCCCGACAAATTGCTGATATTCTCCATGATGTGTGCCAGCATCGAGTTATCCACAAAGATATCAAACCTGCTAACATTCTGATTCATCCAGAATCGCACCAAGTCAAGCTGATTGACTTTAGCATTGCCTCTCTCCTCCCGCGCGAAAACCAGGAAATCCAAAATCCCAATGTTCTCGAAGGAACCCTTGCCTATCTTTCCCCAGAGCAAACCGGACGAATGAATCGTGGTATTGATTACCGCAGTGACTTCTATGCTTTAGGTGTGACATTATATGAACTTTTGACCGGACAATTACCGTTTGAGTCCCATGACCCAATGGAGTTAGTACACTGTCATTTAGCCAAGCTCCCACTCGCCCCACACAGCATTAATCCAGAAATTCCCGCGATCGCCTCAGAGATAGTGTTGAAGTTGATGGCGAAAAATGCCGAAGATCGTTATCAGAGCGCCTTGGGTTTGAAGCATGACTTAGAACGCTGTTTTAATCAATGGAAAGCAACGGGGAGAATAGAAACCTTTGTCCTGGGACAACGAGATGTGTGTGATCGCTTCATTATCCCTGAAAAACTCTATGGGCGAGAAACAGAAG
This window encodes:
- a CDS encoding protein-glutamate O-methyltransferase CheR encodes the protein MEQTKSVSTNDFEYLRQLVRDHSAVVLSAEKSYLAELHLQPIAESAGFAFIAELVKYLRTQPFNNLHIQTIEALVTNETSFFRDHHPFEALRQYILPELIKKRAIERSLNIWCAACSNGQEPYSIAMLIREHFPLLTNWSIRLIASDFSTKVLARAQKGHYNQLEINRGLSENLRDKYFHRLDSDWQIKSEIRQMAEFRQINLMQSWSSLPEIDVIFLRNVLIYYDLDTKKVLLTKVKQQLRTDGYLFLGSAETTINLDGSFKQVSFNKGICYQLHNA